The DNA sequence GTTAATGGTCTTTGGCAGATACCTGTTAAGAAAAGAAATGCGACAAAATTATAACTTATTGAATACAACAAATTTATCCAATGACCAATGTATGAAATGAATAGAATGAATATTAAGGACAAATATCAAATGGACAATTTCCAAGGGCAATGTCTGGTCCTTCGTAATTACCAAAGCAGGACTACAGTTGAGGTTGAATATTCATGTTTATCCTCAAGGAGTCACAAATACCAGCTAAATTTACCCAGTGGGAAATTCCAACCTCAACTGCAACATCTGCCGTCAGAGTTATGCTAGTTAATAACATTTCCTATTGAGTTCATAGTACACATACTGGATGCCCACAGGTGCTCCCAACGCAATTGCTCCTAATGCATTTACCACAGCCCCTACAGTGTGTAAGACAATAAACCGTGACCTTGCTTACCAAgtattacccaaaaaaaaaatcttacaaAGAGATATGCCTATTACTTTTGGCAGTATAAGCTCAACAGGAAAGGCCATAACTCACAAGCAGCAAACCAAAAACAACACACAGAACATTATCCACGCATATTTTCCATATTAGCCCACGTCCATTATACATAGACCACGGTAACCACTTTCATATGTAACAATTATAGAATGAAAATGCAGGATTATATATCACTACTCACAGGCCATGATACATTTTCCTTTTATGGCATACCTTGAATTTCTTACATAaatcacattaaaattgcaaaCCAACATACACAGATGCAAAGAACAGAGCACAAGATGAAGTTGAAATGTGGACTAACCGGCAGGAAGTCCCAGCACGCCACGTCCTACAGCTTTCCAGTACTGTTAAATCCCATtaaaacatttaaaagaaaACTCCAATTAATTTACACAAGACTTGTTCCTCTTAAATATGATCAATTTCTcagcaacccaaaaaaaaaaaggagtaaaGACATAACAACTTACAGAGCATCTTTCCGGGTCCTTCCGGTAGCGGCTGTAAAGAAGGATCACTGTTGGGCATTGAAAGGCCTATGAAAACAGAAAACCCAGAACACAGATTAGACAAGAAATGAAAGCAAGGTTTGAAATTGAAACAGGGAAGTGAGACAAGGAAGGTGAGGTACCCAGATCAAACCGAGGACCTGAGAAGGATGGGAGGTGAGGTTGATGAAATGGACATTGTGGGCAACCGAGAAACAGAGAGCTAATCCTAAGCCAATGGTCAGGTGGACCACCAGTGCCTCTGATGTTGATACTGAGATTGAGGAGGCTCTCACGCCCATCTTGCTCTTCTTCGGCTTCATTCTCCGTATTTCGTTTACGGTGGTTCCGCAAAATGCAGTACTGTTTtattctccttttcttttcaaaccaaacaaaaaaaaaatttcgatgCACCCCTTCACTTTTGCTTAATATCTCTCTTCATCCATTTTGTATAGGTTAATTATATAAATGGACCTCTCTTCAAAATGTTTACTTTCGCTTTTgactaaaaaaatataaaataattaaataaacacttttcattttttaacaaagtttttttttattcaatccTATTTTATCCGAGAGATTTTCTATTAGGATTGGGTCTATCACTCGATCGGTTCGAATTGGTTATACGTCTTACCAACTTAATAATCAAAGCTTTTGGTTTCAAAATAGAGCTACCTATTACCCACCAAAATGTTCGGTATTTAATCATAACTACTAAATTCGATATTTATTTTCGTTATACCAATTTACAAAAAGTATTTCTCTATAATATAAATTACATTCAAGTATTTCGGTCTCATgtacatatgacatcaagttttagtcattttcaataaaactaattATTTACGATTTTTTACCAAGTTACTTAAAGTACATGTACAATTAATGTAGCATCAGTAACATAATGGGACTGATGCGAGTGGGAAACATGGTTTTGGGTTGTACCTAAAAGTTGAAGAGTGTACCCCGACTTAACAGAATAAACTCCAGAATTAGTGGGAGTCCAAATAAGATTATCATGGTCATCTAGGGAGCCAAAAGTGGTTGCTTGGATTGCATTGATGGCCCCCATAGGGAGGAGAGCAGAGATAGAATCCAAGTTTCAAGAGTTGGTTGTTCTATCAATGACATGAGAAACATTCATTATAGAAGAATCTTGGGGCCTGTATTGAAGGAGATTACCAATGAGCCATTTAGGGATCCAAGTGTCCTTCCAGAAGTCAAATTGAGTTCCCGAGCCAACTTGTCATAAACTGTCGACTGATAGGAGTTGCTGGCCTTCAAGAAGGCTAGTCCAAGcccaagaaggagaagaaccacAGGTGGCCTCAAGAAAAGTAGATCGAGGGAAATATCTGCTTTCGAGTACTCTTACCCACAAAGCATTTGGATTTGAAAGGATGCGCCAACCTTGCTTTGCTAGAAGAGCAATATTGAAATCTGCTAAACTTCGAAACCCCAAGCCACCAGATGACTTTGAAATATCGAGAGAGGGCTAATTTTTCCAATGCATATCAGGGGACGAGGAGTTTCCCCACCAAAAATAAGCCAAAGCCGAGTTAATTTGATTTGAAAGCTTTGCTGGAAACTTGAAAACTGTCATTGGATGCGCCGGAACTACCATTGCAATAGATTTCATCAATATCTCCTTACCCACTTGGGAAAGAGATGACTTAGTCCAACCTGTTATCTTCTGGAGGATATGTTCTTTGACATAAGCCAAAACAGAGAGTTTTGATGTACCTAAAACAATAGGAGGACCTAGATAACGACCTGGATTGGGGACTGATTTTATGTCCATAACAAAACTTATCAGATGCACTATCTCTTGTTGGGTTTTGGGGCTGAAAAACAATTGTTGTTGATGGATTGACCCGAGGCACAACAATAGTGATGGATTATGTCACACAAAACCTCACAATTGTAGAAGGTAGCCCTAAGGGAAAAAATAGAATCATCAGCAAAAAAGAGATGGCTAAATAAAGGGCCCTCGGGGTTAAGCTTGGTAGCATCTAATAGGTTTGCACTACATATCTTTCTTATCATTGTAGAAAGCACATCATTGATGAAcagaaagagaaagggagagagtgGGTCACCTTGTCATAGATCCCTTGTAGGCTTAAATTTCCTACCTGGAGAGTCATTGACCAGAAAGGTCATTGATACCGATGTTACACAAGACATAACAAATCGAACCCAGGTTTGATGGAACCCAAGTTTAAGCAAAACCatctccaaaaacttccaatCAACTCGGTCGTACGCCTTATTCATGTCAAATTTACTTGCGAATTCCCCTTTCGTACCGAATTTCAAGAGCTTGAGATGATGGGAAAGCTCGTGTGCCACCAGGATATTGTTCTGAATTTAGCAATCTGAGATAGAGGCcgactaattttctaaaataagCACAGGCATAAATTGGCTTAACCTGTTAGAGACGATTTTGGTTAAAATCTTGTAACTAAATTGCACAGAACAATAGGCTGGAAATGTGTTGCTAACTGGGGAGCTTCCACTTTAGGTATCAAAGCAATGAAAGTGTTGTTGAATTGCTCAAGTATGGTGGTTGAGTCATGGGATTGGGATGTCGCAACGAAAACAACCTCCTTGACAATGCCCCAATAGGTCTGGTAGAAAGAACCTGAGAAGCCATCAAGACCGGGGGCTTTTGAGGGCTCCTAATTCAAAAAATGCTGCTTGAACCTCCTCTAAGGAAATGTCAGCCAAAAGAGTAGCATTCATCTCATGGGTAACCAAGGGTCAACAAAGTCCAGAATTGTTTGGACACGATCAATCATAACGGCTGTGTACATATCCCTAAAATAATTGTTGAGATGCTGGACAATAGAAGCCTCAGTTGTTAGCCATTGGCCTAGACCATTATTTAACCGAAAGATTTTGTTCTGGCTTTTGAGCAATAAGGTGCTTTGATGGAAAAAAATGAGTATTGAGATCCCCATGAGCTAGCAAACAGATTCGGGACCTTTGCTTCCTATATACTTCTTCAAATGACCAAAGTGAAGCAATCTGATTAGAGGAGCAGTGATTTCCTCCTGAATTTCTTCCTGATTGGATTCCAAAAGAGATTGGATTCGATTGAGGCTTGAATTGACCTGTTTTCCAAAGTTTGGGAAGGTGCTTTTGGCCTAGGTATCAAGGGAGGAATTGCAACGCTGTAAGTTTTTTGCCCAAATAGTGCATGTCGAAGGAGGATGAATAGGCTTCTAATTTGCTTGCACAATCTGAGAGCTTGCAGGGTGATAGGTCCATAGATGTTCAAAGCGAAAAAGGAGTAGTCTTGATCTGAACTGGAGCCATATCGACTAAAATTGCCCGATGATCAAATCCCAACAAAGGAAGATGGAAGACTTGAGACCATGGTTTATTTGCAATCCAGGAATTGTTGGCCAAAGCAAGGTCCAACCTTTTCTTAATCATCACCTTCTCTTATTGAATACAGAACCAAGTAAATTCAGATCCCTGAAAATGAAGGTCCATCAATTGTGAATGATTTGAGACCGTGGTTTATTTGCAATCCAGGAATTGTTAGCCAAAGCACGGTCCAACCTTTTC is a window from the Rosa chinensis cultivar Old Blush chromosome 2, RchiOBHm-V2, whole genome shotgun sequence genome containing:
- the LOC112185594 gene encoding uncharacterized protein C1450.15, translating into MKPKKSKMGVRASSISVSTSEALVVHLTIGLGLALCFSVAHNVHFINLTSHPSQVLGLIWAFQCPTVILLYSRYRKDPERCSYWKAVGRGVLGLPAGAVVNALGAIALGAPVGIQYLPKTINWSLMMSLFTIVPAASVFGSSWTDWQRIFACTKPIDPVDFMICLPAHGVVVGAWFGAWPVPLDWERPWQEWPICVSYGAIAGYLVSLVASFGFILVRQHVKGD